The Caldicellulosiruptor changbaiensis genome has a segment encoding these proteins:
- a CDS encoding PHP domain-containing protein, with protein MIDLHVHTTFSDGTYSPEDVVELAKEKGLFAIAITDHDTTDGVKIALKKGQEIGLKIISGVEISADFEIEMHILGLFIDVDNTLLQEKLKMLEGFRKERNPKIIEKLRKMGYDISMEDVEKVASGEVIGRPHIARVLVQKGYFDSTKAVFENLLGFGKPAYVKKEKLKPYEAIGAIKEAKGIAILAHPHKYLYLEEGPENVFEELKEYGLDGIEVFHSEHTEKETRELLEIARKLDFVVSGGSDFHGANKPDIEIGIGRGNLNIEVRILEELERKVAGR; from the coding sequence TTGATAGACTTGCACGTCCATACAACTTTTTCAGATGGAACATATTCGCCAGAGGATGTTGTTGAGCTTGCAAAGGAAAAGGGACTTTTTGCTATTGCAATTACTGATCATGACACAACAGATGGTGTGAAGATTGCTTTGAAAAAAGGACAGGAGATTGGTCTAAAAATTATAAGCGGGGTTGAAATTAGCGCAGATTTTGAGATTGAGATGCACATATTAGGACTTTTTATAGATGTTGACAATACTTTATTGCAAGAGAAATTAAAAATGCTTGAGGGATTCAGAAAAGAGAGAAACCCAAAGATAATAGAAAAACTCAGAAAAATGGGATACGACATTTCAATGGAAGATGTTGAGAAGGTTGCCTCAGGTGAGGTGATAGGAAGACCTCATATTGCACGTGTACTTGTTCAAAAGGGATATTTTGACAGTACAAAGGCTGTGTTTGAAAATCTTTTGGGTTTTGGAAAGCCTGCATATGTAAAAAAGGAAAAACTAAAGCCATATGAAGCAATTGGGGCTATAAAAGAAGCAAAAGGAATTGCCATCTTAGCACATCCTCACAAATATTTGTACCTTGAAGAGGGTCCAGAAAATGTATTCGAAGAGCTAAAAGAATATGGCTTAGACGGAATTGAAGTTTTTCATTCGGAGCACACAGAAAAAGAGACAAGAGAACTTTTGGAGATTGCAAGAAAGCTTGACTTTGTTGTAAGCGGCGGAAGTGATTTTCACGGAGCTAACAAACCTGATATTGAGATAGGAATTGGCAGAGGTAATTTGAATATAGAAGTAAGGATTTTAGAGGAGCTGGAAAGAAAGGTAGCAGGAAGATGA
- a CDS encoding DNA internalization-related competence protein ComEC/Rec2, with amino-acid sequence MRRDALFLAVFLIIGIMLGKNLSTISLLFTFLVVLTFGFFTLNFYFLKEKIDMILFLLAIGLFVYASFRTFYIFNFFEPEVSLDNKEVIIIGKVSSFPEISKDKVSFYLKTRVNKRYVNIRITTNTGKNFYYGDIVKVYGKLKIPKGKTSRYGFDYKEYLKAKGALYTLYAKKLYIVSASHNILTYLNMFSSKLNHLINTSFKTEISSLLNGLILGNKSTIPDDVYKDFQRSGLAHLLAVSGGNVGVLCAFIEVLFRKVLKVYGRGVNLIIIGIIVIFAIITGLSPSVVRASIMAIIYYLGRIIYRNPDTLNSLAVAAVLMLVINPLYLFDIGFQLSFLSVLSIVIFYRRIYEYFIKVKVPTSISSLCAVSVSAQILILPLLAYYFCEVSLISFLTNLIAVPLAGALVPIGLVYYILLLFGIDFIVLKWVLLVVVKVLIWVSQLSHMRFSHIKIAFWDERLIIAYYILILFLLYKKVIPKFIKLLMYSTISALVLIFILQVVINYNRLTISVIDVGQGDSNLVTYKGFSMLIDTGPTNEDFSSLKRIVLPYILKNNVSKIDVLVLTHKHNDHIGDFDYLLNEMKVRVIVTSREVYTENIEKLKGRYVVLIDKLKGFSYKDLKVFFFPPIERDPNSSVVTKIVLGNFSMLFTGDASYESEKEYIKKFNLRATVLKIGHHGSNTATSEEFLESVAPKVAVISVGKNNIFGHPSEDVLQRLKKKKIKVFRTDLNGTIKIVKTKNEVLINPYMR; translated from the coding sequence ATGAGAAGAGACGCTTTGTTTTTGGCTGTATTTCTAATTATTGGCATTATGCTTGGCAAAAATTTATCCACCATTAGTCTGTTATTTACTTTCCTTGTTGTATTGACATTTGGCTTTTTCACTTTAAATTTCTATTTTTTAAAAGAAAAAATTGATATGATTCTCTTTCTGTTAGCAATAGGTCTTTTTGTATATGCTTCTTTTAGAACATTTTATATCTTTAACTTTTTTGAGCCAGAAGTTTCCTTAGATAATAAAGAAGTTATTATTATTGGTAAGGTTTCTTCGTTTCCAGAGATTAGCAAGGACAAGGTTTCTTTTTATTTAAAGACAAGAGTAAATAAGAGGTATGTAAACATAAGAATTACCACTAATACAGGGAAAAATTTTTATTATGGAGATATTGTAAAGGTATATGGCAAATTGAAGATACCGAAAGGAAAGACGAGCAGGTATGGATTTGATTATAAGGAATACTTAAAAGCTAAAGGTGCTTTATATACTCTTTATGCTAAAAAGCTATATATTGTTTCTGCATCTCACAATATTCTAACTTATCTTAACATGTTCTCAAGCAAATTAAACCATCTTATAAATACTTCTTTTAAAACTGAAATATCATCACTTTTAAATGGTTTAATCCTTGGGAACAAATCTACAATTCCTGATGACGTTTACAAGGATTTTCAAAGAAGTGGGCTTGCGCATCTTCTTGCTGTTTCAGGTGGAAATGTGGGTGTGCTTTGTGCGTTTATTGAGGTTTTATTCAGAAAAGTTTTAAAAGTTTACGGAAGAGGAGTAAATCTGATAATAATTGGCATCATAGTCATATTTGCAATCATAACAGGTCTTTCTCCCTCAGTTGTGAGAGCCTCTATTATGGCAATAATATATTATCTTGGGAGGATAATATATAGAAATCCAGACACATTAAATAGTTTAGCAGTAGCCGCAGTTTTAATGCTGGTTATAAATCCTCTTTACCTTTTTGACATTGGATTTCAGCTCTCTTTTTTAAGTGTGCTCTCTATAGTAATTTTTTACAGAAGAATATATGAGTATTTTATAAAGGTCAAAGTTCCTACAAGTATATCTTCACTTTGCGCAGTTTCAGTCTCAGCCCAAATTTTGATTTTGCCACTTTTAGCTTACTACTTTTGTGAAGTTTCATTGATTTCCTTTTTGACAAATCTCATTGCAGTGCCCTTAGCAGGAGCGCTGGTACCTATAGGACTTGTGTATTACATACTTTTACTATTTGGAATAGACTTCATTGTGTTGAAGTGGGTGCTATTAGTAGTTGTCAAAGTTTTAATTTGGGTTTCCCAGCTTTCGCATATGAGATTTTCACATATAAAGATTGCATTTTGGGATGAAAGATTAATTATTGCCTACTACATACTTATTTTGTTCCTACTTTATAAAAAGGTTATTCCAAAATTTATAAAACTTTTAATGTATTCAACTATTTCAGCTCTTGTGCTAATATTTATTTTACAGGTAGTTATAAACTACAATAGACTAACTATCAGCGTGATTGATGTAGGACAAGGGGATAGCAATCTTGTAACATACAAAGGTTTTTCGATGCTCATTGATACAGGGCCGACCAACGAAGATTTTAGTTCTCTCAAGCGTATAGTTTTGCCATACATCTTGAAAAACAATGTCTCAAAGATTGATGTTTTGGTCCTTACACACAAACATAACGACCACATAGGTGATTTTGATTATCTTTTAAATGAGATGAAGGTGCGTGTAATTGTAACATCAAGAGAGGTTTATACTGAAAATATTGAAAAATTAAAAGGAAGATATGTGGTTTTAATTGATAAATTAAAAGGGTTTTCTTATAAAGACTTAAAAGTCTTTTTCTTTCCACCAATTGAACGGGACCCAAATTCGTCTGTGGTCACGAAGATTGTTTTGGGGAACTTCAGTATGCTTTTTACTGGAGATGCTTCTTATGAGTCAGAAAAAGAATATATAAAGAAATTTAACCTTCGGGCAACTGTATTAAAAATTGGTCATCATGGTAGCAATACTGCAACATCTGAAGAATTTTTGGAAAGTGTTGCTCCAAAGGTGGCAGTGATATCTGTTGGAAAGAACAACATATTTGGACATCCGTCGGAGGATGTTTTACAAAGGCTTAAAAAGAAAAAGATAAAAGTATTCAGGACAGATTTAAATGGTACAATTAAAATAGTAAAGACCAAAAATGAGGTTTTAATAAATCCTTATATGAGGTGA